The following nucleotide sequence is from Pedobacter sp. PACM 27299.
CCATTTAAATGCTAAAACCGCGTTTTCAGGCAATTTTCAGCCTACTTGATAAATCGTACCACTGAATTATTAACTCATATTACGGCAGATCAAAGCCAAATTTCTTATATATAGCGCCAGCTTCTTCGCCTACCAGAAATTCCATAAAGTCCTTTGCTGCTTCTGGATGCGGAGCATTTTTTAGCTGACCGGCAATATATTGAGAGCGGATATTTTCAGTTTCCGGAACTTCGATCATTTCTACCGGATGTCCCAGCATTTTCTGATAATAAACTTCAGTATACCATACCGGAGCAGCATCGCTCTGGTCATAAAGAATGCGCATTGGCGATTGTCGGTGATGGATCTGTGTAAGATAAGTACTTTTATCTGCCACTTTACTTTCCATAACAGTCTGTTTTAGCGCCTCACCTCCTGCTTTCACATAGGCTTCTTCAATTCTTTTTCCTATTCCTTCAAAATCCGGATTGGGCATACTGATTCTTAAATCTTTTCTGCCCAGGTCTTGTAGCCCTTTTACTTTTTTAGGATTTCCTTTTTGCACCATAATGGCCAATCTATTTTTAGCATAGACTTGTGTTTTACTAAACCATTCCGGAGTTTGTTCGATTCTGCTTTTTCCGGCAGTATACACATCAGGTTTTAAGGTAATCCTCATATTTCCAATCACAATACTGCCACTGGCAATTTGCTTGGCTAAAATACCTGGAGGAAGTGTTTCCGCGAAGACCCTTTGATATTGGGGATACTTTTTCTTAAAGGCACCAATCAATTCGTCAATGCACATAAACTGATTCCCTGCAAAGAACACCACCAATTGAGGGTCATTAATATCACCGAAAAGATCAGGAACATTATCTATTCCAGGAACGGTAAACTGTACTTTGCTTTCCGGCGGGGTATTCCATGGCGGATCAAAGCGATGTTCCTGAGCATTAACTTCGGAGGAAAGGGCAAATAGGCCGATTGCGCCACAAAATAGCTGATTTAAAATTTTCATATAGGTTAAAATGATCTAGGTTATTAATGATTAGAGGCGATATCTTTCAATGCCATCACGATTGGAGGAAAAGGTCCGTATTTATGCTGCTGCTCAGTAAAGCCATCCAGATAAGGACCATAAGGCGCATCAATAGGTTTTTTACTGCGATCTGGATAATCTTCTTTTTGTTCTTTATGAGGTCTGGGCTGAGTATTGACAAATGCAGCTACGTCCCAGGATTCTTCATCTGTTAATTGTGCATCTGGATAAGTCACGCCATAAGGCATATTATTTTTCACGAAACCTGCAAAATTGCTCAATCTGTACATACCTGCACCATCGTTATAACTCTGCGGTCCCCAGAGCGGTGGGTATACAAAGGCCAGCTGGTCTGCTGATTTAATTCCTTCGCCATGCTGTCCGTGGCAGCTTAGGCATTTATTCTGGTACACGATCAGGCCTTTTTCTGGATCTGCAGCTCTATCCATATAGTTCAATTTTTCCGTGCCCGAACCAAATGCTTTTTTTCCTTTTTCTTGTTCCGATCCTACCCATTGCATGTAAGCGAGCATAGCCTTTACTTCTTTTCCTGATAAATCAGGAACTTTTCCATTTAAGCTCCGCTGAAAACAATCGGCAATACGTTCGGTGGCTTCAGCCATTTTACCTGAGCGTGCACTCTTTTTGGGATAGCTGGCAAAAAATATCGAATAGTTATTACCAAAAGTTTTCGTTCCTGCTTCCAGGTGACAATTCTGACAGTTCATTCCATTGCTGATTCTGGCCACAGAACCATTTGGTCCAAAATACTTAGCGGTATTCTTCACCAGTTCCCTTCCATAACGGATCATTTGACCATACTCATCGGCAGGAATAGTGCTGTCCTCTGGTGATTTCCAGGCATCAGCAGGAATGGCCTTCGCTTGCTTTATAGTCTTTGTATTTACATTTCGGCTAATGCCCTGATCTGGTCCTGCAGCAGCACTTTCTTGAGTTGAGGTCGAAGGTGCATCTTTAAAATAGTAGGCGCTGATCCCAATTAAACTGGCTAAAATAAACAACAACGAAACTAACACGACGGATTTCGCGGTATAAATAAGGGTTTGCCGGCTTTGGTCAGGTTTAGTTTCTTCGCTCAAAATATTTGGTTTGGTACCCAAAAATGCTATTAATAATGAGGATGACAAAAATATATAAAGTTATCAGTCATAACTAAAGGTTATAATATAGAGAAAGAGATCCGCCCGCTAAAAAAATTGATTCCGGCTATTTTGTCATCAGTTTACAGATTAAAGGCTGCCAGCTCATGAATTCCTATTTTATTATCCTAATTTTGCGCCCAAAGAACGGATTATGGAATCAAGCGAATTAAGAATAGGAAATTATACATTAGATCACGGCCATCCTGAGCAAATCCCTTATGGATCTGATATTGACTCAGCCGGATTAATGGAGCCTATTAAATTAACGGTAGATTGGTTGATTAAATTTGGCTTTGAAAAATTCGTTTTTGAATATGAAGAAGGCGATGAGATCACTTATGTACTAGAGAAAAAAAATGGCCATCAGTTTGTTTTAAGTGATGACTTTCAGCCTATGGATGGTGAAATCGCCATGCTGGACTATAAATTACTATACGTACACCAGTTACAAAACCTTTATTTCTGTTTAACAGCTGAAGAATTGGTCTTAAAAGCATAATCTTATTATAAGCTTTACATGAAATCATTCCGAAACCTATTGAGCATCCTCCTCCTATCGGCCATTACTTTATTTAGTGCATCTTGTAACTCAAACAGCGCTTATGAAGATTGGAAAGTGCGTGCTAAAACGGACATGAGGTTAATGCCTAAATACGGTGGCCTGGTAAAATCACAAAAGTACTTAGAGATAGACCATCAGTTTATAAAAGAGGCAACGGAACAATTTGGCACAAAAGAACGTGCCTCTTATGTTTATTCCAGATGGGGAATGGAATATGCAAAAAAAGGTGATCCTAAAACAGCAATGTACCGTTTAAATCAAGCCTGGTTACTCAATTCAAAAAATGCGGAAGCTTACCATGGATTTGGCTATGTAATGGCAGGATTAGGTGCCTTCAAAGAAGCGCTGAATGAATATAATGAAGGGCTCAAATTTACGCCGGAAAATGAGCAGATGAAAATAGAACGTGCCGCTATTCAGCAAAAGCTTTAAATAACTCATCTTTCTACTATCGTTATACGATTGTTATAAGGATTTGTCCCTGATTATCATCAGGTCCCACTTTAATGTGTTAGCTTTATAAAATACAAAGAACAGCTAAATTCTTCCTTTAGCCTAATTCTTTTCTTCTTTCCATTATTTTCAACCACTACCCTTTTAATACGGACATGAAAAAAGACGATTCCGATGAATTGATGATTGCCAATAGAAAGATTGCTTTTCAACATCAGGAAAAAGAAAACCGGGCAGCAGAGTTAATCATCGCCAATAAAGAACTTCTTTTTCAAAATGAAGAGCGTGAAAACCGTGCTGCAGAGCTCGCAATTGCCAATAAAGAACTCATCTTTCAAAATGAAGAGAAGGAGAAAAGAGCCGCAGAACTAGTGATTGCGAACAGGGAACTGATTTTTCAAAATGAAGAAAAAGAAAACCGTGCGGCAGAATTAGTCATTGCCAATAAAGAGCTTGCTTTTCAAAACGAAGAAAAAGAAAACCGTGCGGCTGAACTGGTCATCGCCAATAAAGAGCTTGCTTTTCAGAATGAAGAAAAAGAAAAAAGAGCGGAAGAATTAGTTATTGCCAATAGGGAGCTTAAAAATGCAGAGGATGAAGTTCGTCAGCTCAATGACGAATTGGAACAAAAAGTAGCAGAACGTACTGCACAACTGGAATATGTTAATAAAGAACTAGAGTCCTTCTCCTATTCCGTATCTCATGATTTACGTGCACCAATCAGGGCAATTAATGGCTATACTAAAATTTTAGTAGAAGACTATGAGTCGGTCATAGATGAAGATGGGCTAAAGATCCTGCAATCCATCATTAACAATTCTAAAAAAATGGGTGTATTGATCGATGATTTGCTGGCCTTCTCAAAATTAGGAAGAAAACAAGTTACAGTTTCAAAAATAGATATGCTCGATCTTGTCCACCAGGTAAAGGAAGAGGTATTATTGGAGCAGCATAAAAACATGCCTGAATTTAACATCACAGCATTGCCAAATGCTAAAGGCGATAAATCACTGATTAAACAAGTTTGGATAAACCTGATTTCCAATGCCATTAAATACTCGCGGCACAAAGAAAAGACAACAATAGAAATTGGTGCTTACGAGGAAGAAGACCATATCGTATACTTTGTAAAGGATGGTGGTGCTGGTTTTGACATGCAATACTATGATAAACTCTTCGGGGTTTTTCAGCGATTACACTCCCAGGAAGAGTTTGAAGGTACTGGTATCGGCCTTGCTATTGTCCATAGGATTGTGCAAAGACATGAAGGAAAAGTTTGGGCGGAGTCAATATTAGACGAAGGATCTTGCTTTTATTTCAGCTTACTCCACATAAACCATTAATACTAAAAGAGATGAACTATCATAACATAGAAATTTTATTTGTAGAAGACAGTGCTGACGATGCCGCATTGACCATTCGCGCACTAAAAAAAGGTGGTGTGACCAATAAATTACATCATGTGATCAATGGTGCTGAAGCACTTGACTTTCTATACTGCAGAGGGGAATTTTCTTCCAGAAGCGATCAGGAGTTTCCTAAATTAATCCTATTGGATTTAAAAATGCCTAAGATATCAGGAGTACAGGTCCTGGAAAAGATTAAATCAGATCCAAAGCTAAAGTCTATTCCAGTAGTGATGCTGACCTCCTCTAATGAAGGTCCGGATATTGAAAAGTGTTTTTCATTGGGGGCAAACAGTTATATCGTGAAGCCTGTAGATAGTGATAACTTTTTCAAAACAGTCAAAGAGATTGGTTTATACTGGATGGTATTGAGCCAGCCGGCACATTAATGGCCACAATCCTTAGAATACTCATTGTTGAAGACAATGAAAGCGATGCTGACTTACTATTGCGTGAGCTGAAAAAATCTGAGCTGAGTTTTACATCAGCAGTGATTCAAACACGTGCAGAATTTGAAAAAGCGCTCGATAATTTTAGTCCTGACCTGATATTATCAGACTATTCGCTTCCATCATTTGATGCGGAAAGTGCTTTTCACATTAAACAGGAACACCATTCAGAAATCCCATTTATCATTGTATCAGGTATCATTGGAGAGGAAAATGCCGTTAAACTGATTAAAGCTGGTGTGACTGATTATGTATCAAAAAACAGTCTTTTCACCTTATCTACTAAAATCAACAGGGCCTTAAATGACAGTCAGATCAGGAAGGAAAAGTTGCTGGCGGATGAAAAGTTAAAACAGATTAATGAGGAACTTTCATTGCTAAATCAGGAGCTGGAAGACCGCGTGATCAAGCGCACCAGAGCTTTGGCTGAAAGTGAACGTCGTTTCCGAAGCATGATGGAGACCATTCCACAACTTGCCTGGACAAATACAATCAAAGGAGAAGTGGTATTTTACAACCAGCGATGCTCAGATTACACAGGTTTAGATCGCAAAATAAACCGAATGATCGCATTTAAATCGGTGATCCATGAGGAAGACCTCCATGCGGCCATTGACCAATTCCGCTCGATCCTAAACAACGATGAAGGCGGTGAGTTTCAAATTCGTATCAAACGCGTCGATGAGCTTTATAGATGGCACCTGATTCGTTTAATGCCCGTTAAAGATCAAACTGGCCAATTGGAGCTTTGGGTGGGAACTGCCACAGACATTCAGGAACTTCGCTTATTACAGCAGCATAAAGATGACTTTATCATCATTGCCAGTCATGAACTTAAAACTCCCATCACCAGCTTAAAGGCATCTTTGCAACTTCTAGATCGGATAAAAGACAACCCACCGGCTACTGGCATGCTGGCTAAACTGGTTGTTCAAGCCAATAAAAGTTTAGGAAAAGTCAATGCGCTGATTGAAGACCTATTGAACTCCAGCAGGGCCAATCAGGGACAGCTTCACATCAATCAGGAGAATTTTGTATTGTCCAGTATCATTAAAGACTCTTACCATGATTTAACCACTGATGGAGTTTACTCCATTAAAACAGAAGGTGATCTGGATATCGCCGTATATGCCGATGCGATTCGGGTGGAGCAGATTGTAATCAACTTCCTCAATAATGCGATAAAATATGCGAGCCAGTCTAAAGAGATCAGGATTCGTATTGAGAAGAAAAATGATATGGCTAAAGTCTCTGTCATTGACCGGGGTCCAGGGATACCACCAGAAAAATTGCGTTACATATTTGACCGCTATTATCGTGCAGATAATTCTGGCAATCAGTATACCGGATTAGGCCTCGGCCTATATATTTGTGCAGAAATCATCAAACAGCACAATGGACAAATCGGCGTAGAAAGTGTATTGGATGAAGGCAGTAATTTCTGGTTTACCATACCAATGGCCAATTAAACAATAGCCAGATATCTAGACATCTTCAGACACACCCATATTTCTGAAAATTATCAGCCTCAAAATCAGCCCATAAAGCGCTTAAATGAAAATTACTGGTGAATAATCAACATTAAGATATCTCCACATCAATATATCTTAGTATCATTGCGTATTCGTATAAAGGATATATAGACATGAAGATTATAGCTGTTATAAATCATAAAGGTGGTACAGGAAAAACAACTTCTACCTTAAATATTGGCGCCGGTTTAGCTCGTGCGAAAAAGAGAACATTACTAATTGATATTGACCCGCAATCTAACTTAACAGAAGGTTTAGGATTCAGAGATGTGAAGGTGTCGATTTATGACAGTATCAAAAGTGACACCCCTCTTCCTATAGAAAACATTTCAGAATATTTAGACATTGTCCCTTCCTCACTGGATTTATTAGGTGCAGAGATTGAACTGGTTTCCAGATTGGGCAGAGAAACTATTGTAAAAAGATTGCTGAAAGCAGTTGATGGAAAATACGACTATGTTTTGATCGATTGTGCGCCTGCTTTAGGCATGTTAACAGTAAACGCATTGGTTGCGGCAGATACTGTATTGATCCCATTAGAAGCAGAATACTTTGCCTATAGAGGTATTGACCGCCTGGTTTCCATTATTTCAGATGTCCGCACACATTACAATGAAAACCTGACGATCGGTGGTGTATTTATTACCAAAATAAACCCGAGAAGGGTGATCACCGAGCAAATCACAGACAGTATCAAAAAATATTTCAGTGATAAGCTATTTGATACTTCCATCAGGGTAAACGTAGCCTTGATAGAAGCACAGCTGAAAGGCGTAGATGTATTTGAATATGCACCGCTATCGAATGGTGCAGTTGATTACGAAAACCTTACGGAAGAAATTTTAGTTAAATTATAAGATTATGGCAAAGAAAAATCTGGGTGGCATAGAGGATAACAATAAAAACTTAGGCGGTGTATCCGCATTGTTCAATTCTCCTTCAAAAGAGACGGCCCCTGTAAAAGGAGAAAAGCAAGCTCCGCTAACGGACGACGAAACCGTCACTTATCCATTAAGACTTAAAAAAAGTGCTTTAAAAGCGTTGAAAATCCTGGGCGCACAGCAAGGAATAACCGTTAAAGACCTGATCTTAAAAGTGGTGGAAAAAGAATACAATTTATAAAATTAAGAATAGCCTCAGCTTATGATATGTTTATAATCAATCATGACATCTAGGTATCTTAATGTCAAAGTAACTGCTGGATAACGTCTACAATGTATTTTGTTTCTTACAAATAGATTTTTGGGTTGTAATTTGTGTTAACCACATACACACAAATGTAAACTGTTATGAAAAAATTACTCTTAAGCGTGATGGCATGCTATGCCCTGAGCGCTGGTGCCCAAGAGGTGCCCGACAACAAAAACTATCTATACCTCTATTCTGATTCCATCATTTACGCTAATAGAATTCAGCTGAGGCCTGATTTCTCGGGCTATTGGCAGCTGAGAGTAGATTCCCGCCGAATTCCGGTGGATCAGGTAAAGTTTTTCAACAATGAAGATGGCTTCTTTGCGAACACAAAAAAGCTGAATTTTGCCAGAATCAGTCAATTTTCTGAAAGGATTATTGAAGGAAAAATCAACCTTTACCAGGAAAGACCCTATGATCCATTCAGCTATGACGGAAGTTATAGACATGGCTATGGATACAGACCAGGTCGATATCCGGCAGTAGACATGTCTATGTATTACAACAAAGGTTATACTGACCTCAAAAAGGTAAACTACAACAACCTGAAGTATGATATGGCTGACAATCCGGAGAGCATGAAATTTCTAAATAAGTATAGAAAAAGCGCCAGCCGCAGTAAAATCATGTACGTCACTGCAGGCGCATCAATTATTGCTGGTTTTGTTTCTTTTCTGGCTACAGGAACTGGTCATAACGATAGGCCATCTGGCTTTGGTTTTGATAACGGTCCCAGCCTAAAAAGTCCAAGTTACACCGCCAGTTATGTATTAATGGGCGTTGGTTTCGGCATGGCAGTGGGCGGATACGCAGTACAATCTGCTGGTGCAGGAAACATTGAAAATGCGGTAGATGCCTATAATAGGGAATTAAGGTGATCCATTATAAAATAATGAGTAGCGAGCGAGTTGCTTAATTTCAATGCCCCCATTAATTATTTAAAATTTTTGGGGGCATTTTTTTTTAAAGTAACCTGGTTAAAAAATCTCATTAAAAAGGAATTACCTTGATCACAATTCAGGAAAAACCTCCTACTTTTAGCGTAATGAAAAGTACAGCCCCCATCATTCTTTTTGTATACAACCGTTTATCGCACACGCAGCAGGTGATTGCCGCTTTAAAAGAGAATCTGTTATCAAAAGATTCTGAATTATATATTTATTCCGATGCTGCAAAAAATGAGGATGCACTGGATAATGTGAACGAACTTAGAGCTTATTTACCTGGCATAACCGGATTTAAAGACCTTCATATCCGCCTGCGAGATCAAAATCTTGGAGTAGATGAAAATGTGATTTTGGGAGTAACCGAAGTCATCCATCAGCATGGTAAGGCCATAGTACTGGAAGATGATTTGGTGACCTCTCCCTGGTTCTTAAAATACATGAATGATGCTCTTGATTATTATGAAAATAAGGAAGAAGTAATTTCCATACATGGTTATGTCTACCCTATTCAGCGAGGATTAAAAGAAGTTTTCTTTTTAAAAGGAGCGGATTGCTGGGGTTGGGCCACCTGGAAAAGAGGATGGGATTTATTTGAACCAGATGGAAAAATATTGCTGGATCAAATGCAGGCCAGGAATCTTCAGAAAGAATTTGATTTTGACAATACTGCCCCCTATTTCAAGGCATTGGAAGAGCAAGCAATGGGCAAAACTAAAGTTTGGGATATCAGATGGTATGCTGCTGCTTTTTTAGCAGGAAAATTAACACTCTACCCTGGCCAGTCAATGGTGGCTAATATTGGTCATGACGCAACTGGGGAGCATTGCGGAGCCAGTACAAATTTTGATGTGGTCCTTGCCCAATCCCCTGTGTCGGTGGAAACAGAGGTTGTCCCAGACCCAGCAGCCTTTCTCGCATTTTCAGATTTTTTAAAAAAGCTATCGGCTGATCAAACTAGACCACCAAAAGGAATCCTGTCCAGATCTTTTAAAAAGCTGAAAGACACCACTAAAAAACTGTTCAAAGTGATTTAATTATTCTTTAATATCCATTACCTATTCATTGCATTTTTATGCGCCAAATATTTACATCATGAAAATTGCTTACGTTTCTTACCATATTCAGGAAATATATACCTCCACTACAGAAGATGAAGAGTTCACACTCTTAAATTTCCTTTTAGATAAAGGCCTATCCATTGAGCGCGTCATCTGGAATGACCCCTTGGTTAAATGGGAAAATTATCAGCTTGCTATTCTTAAATCACCATGGGATTATACAGAACACCTAACTGATTTTCAGAACTGGCTGCATCAGCTCGAATCTTTAGGCATTCAGCTATTGAATCCTTATGAACGTGTGAGATGGAACATGGACAAGCATTACCTCAAAGAAATTACGGACTCCGGCTTGCCAGTGATCCCTTCATCCTATCTTGAAAAAGGCAGTGTGCTGACTGATTTACAAGCCTTACTCAGCTCGTTTAATGTCGATAAACTGATTATTAAACCTTGTGTCAGTGCCGGAGCCAGGAATACATTTATCCTTAACGCAGCAAACTTTTCCGAAAAACAGGAACTCATCAACAGTCTGCTCCAGCAGGAAGCTTTTATAGTTCAGCCTTTTATGAAAGAAGTTTTTGAAGGTGAGTGGTCTTTTCTATTCTTTAACGGAAAATACAGTCATTGCCTTTTAAAAGTACCTAAAGATGGAGAATTCAGGGTCCAGCATTACTATGGCGGCAGCGTTAATGCCGCACAAACCGCAGACAAATACATTCCCGAAGCCCAGGCTTATGTAACTCAATTTGCGGAAGGATGCCTTTATGCCAGAGTCGATGGTCTCATCGTGAACGATCAATTAAACCTCATGGAACTGGAACTTATTGAACCTTATCTTTTCCTAAGTACACAACCTGAATCTTTTATAAATTATTATCAGGCTTTATCAGCTCATCTTCGGGATTAAGCTCAGGAAATCATAGCTAAAGGAACTGTCAGCTTAAAGCAATTTGATATTGGTTATTATTGACAGTTCTTTAGCCATTTTTAGCATTTATTGACCAGATTTGGAGGCTACTTTGTACCATGCATTAAAAAGCCATGGCCTTCCTAAAGACCAATTGCAATTGGTTTGGGACACCATTGCGCTGCATACCACCATCGGCATTGTAGAACATAAAGAGCCGGAAGTGGCATTGATGTACTCCGGGGTTGGACTTGATGTGATGGGTGAAGGCTATGAGCACCTGACTGAAACCAACCGGGTAGAGATCATCAAAGCATTCCCGAGAAATGATTTCAAGAAAAAAATCATTCCCACTTTTTTTGGCGGATTTGAGCATAAAACAGAGACGACATTTGGAAACATTAAAGCTGATGTTTGTGCTTATATGATCCCCAATTTCGAACGTAAAAACTATTCCGCCACATTAAAATGCTGGGTGAAGAGTTTAAAAAACCCAATTACGTCAATAAAATAGAAGTCATGGCTGCTTATTTAAAGATCATCATGATTAAGATCGCAAATATAAATATCGGTCAGAGCAGTGGCATTGATACCTATGAAAATCATCTTTACCGTCAATTCCTTGAATTACTTAGCGAGTACTACCGGAAATATCACGAAGTATCGGATTACGCCAATCTACTTTCCATCTCTTCCCGAAAGCTCACTGACCTCTCTAAGCGCTGTGCCGGAAAAGGAGCAAAAGACAACATCAACGGCTAACAGATTGAAGAGGCTAAACGCTCGCTGCAATTCAGTTCGCTGCCTGTTAAGGAAGTCGCGTATCAACTTAATTTTGCCAGTCCAGAGCAATTCAGCCACTTCTTTAAAAAACACACCACCTTCTACCCTGGCGACTACCGCAGCAATTTTGTGAAAATAGGCCCGTAATTATCATCCCAGTAAACCGATAAGCAGTTAGAACTCCTGAGGCTAATATTTTCCATTCAAAATATAGTTCCTATTTTTTTTTATAAATTAGATCACTGTAAATGAACACTTAACTCATTAAATTCTATTAATTAAACAATACCACTATTCGTTTATGAAAAACTTTGATTGGACTTCTTTTACTAAAACAATCGCCATTAAAGCACCTTTATCAACTATTTATAATGCCTGGACGCAAGTTGAAGAACTGGAGAAGTGGTTTCTGGAACGTGTGATTTTTACTGATGAGCAAGGAAAAACACTGGATAAAACGCTAAACGTGACCGCTGGATGCACTTATGACTGGCTTTGGTATTTATATGA
It contains:
- a CDS encoding molybdate ABC transporter substrate-binding protein, coding for MKILNQLFCGAIGLFALSSEVNAQEHRFDPPWNTPPESKVQFTVPGIDNVPDLFGDINDPQLVVFFAGNQFMCIDELIGAFKKKYPQYQRVFAETLPPGILAKQIASGSIVIGNMRITLKPDVYTAGKSRIEQTPEWFSKTQVYAKNRLAIMVQKGNPKKVKGLQDLGRKDLRISMPNPDFEGIGKRIEEAYVKAGGEALKQTVMESKVADKSTYLTQIHHRQSPMRILYDQSDAAPVWYTEVYYQKMLGHPVEMIEVPETENIRSQYIAGQLKNAPHPEAAKDFMEFLVGEEAGAIYKKFGFDLP
- a CDS encoding c-type cytochrome produces the protein MSEETKPDQSRQTLIYTAKSVVLVSLLFILASLIGISAYYFKDAPSTSTQESAAAGPDQGISRNVNTKTIKQAKAIPADAWKSPEDSTIPADEYGQMIRYGRELVKNTAKYFGPNGSVARISNGMNCQNCHLEAGTKTFGNNYSIFFASYPKKSARSGKMAEATERIADCFQRSLNGKVPDLSGKEVKAMLAYMQWVGSEQEKGKKAFGSGTEKLNYMDRAADPEKGLIVYQNKCLSCHGQHGEGIKSADQLAFVYPPLWGPQSYNDGAGMYRLSNFAGFVKNNMPYGVTYPDAQLTDEESWDVAAFVNTQPRPHKEQKEDYPDRSKKPIDAPYGPYLDGFTEQQHKYGPFPPIVMALKDIASNH
- a CDS encoding tetratricopeptide repeat protein: MKSFRNLLSILLLSAITLFSASCNSNSAYEDWKVRAKTDMRLMPKYGGLVKSQKYLEIDHQFIKEATEQFGTKERASYVYSRWGMEYAKKGDPKTAMYRLNQAWLLNSKNAEAYHGFGYVMAGLGAFKEALNEYNEGLKFTPENEQMKIERAAIQQKL
- a CDS encoding sensor histidine kinase; protein product: MKKDDSDELMIANRKIAFQHQEKENRAAELIIANKELLFQNEERENRAAELAIANKELIFQNEEKEKRAAELVIANRELIFQNEEKENRAAELVIANKELAFQNEEKENRAAELVIANKELAFQNEEKEKRAEELVIANRELKNAEDEVRQLNDELEQKVAERTAQLEYVNKELESFSYSVSHDLRAPIRAINGYTKILVEDYESVIDEDGLKILQSIINNSKKMGVLIDDLLAFSKLGRKQVTVSKIDMLDLVHQVKEEVLLEQHKNMPEFNITALPNAKGDKSLIKQVWINLISNAIKYSRHKEKTTIEIGAYEEEDHIVYFVKDGGAGFDMQYYDKLFGVFQRLHSQEEFEGTGIGLAIVHRIVQRHEGKVWAESILDEGSCFYFSLLHINH
- a CDS encoding response regulator: MNYHNIEILFVEDSADDAALTIRALKKGGVTNKLHHVINGAEALDFLYCRGEFSSRSDQEFPKLILLDLKMPKISGVQVLEKIKSDPKLKSIPVVMLTSSNEGPDIEKCFSLGANSYIVKPVDSDNFFKTVKEIGLYWMVLSQPAH
- a CDS encoding sensor histidine kinase; this translates as MATILRILIVEDNESDADLLLRELKKSELSFTSAVIQTRAEFEKALDNFSPDLILSDYSLPSFDAESAFHIKQEHHSEIPFIIVSGIIGEENAVKLIKAGVTDYVSKNSLFTLSTKINRALNDSQIRKEKLLADEKLKQINEELSLLNQELEDRVIKRTRALAESERRFRSMMETIPQLAWTNTIKGEVVFYNQRCSDYTGLDRKINRMIAFKSVIHEEDLHAAIDQFRSILNNDEGGEFQIRIKRVDELYRWHLIRLMPVKDQTGQLELWVGTATDIQELRLLQQHKDDFIIIASHELKTPITSLKASLQLLDRIKDNPPATGMLAKLVVQANKSLGKVNALIEDLLNSSRANQGQLHINQENFVLSSIIKDSYHDLTTDGVYSIKTEGDLDIAVYADAIRVEQIVINFLNNAIKYASQSKEIRIRIEKKNDMAKVSVIDRGPGIPPEKLRYIFDRYYRADNSGNQYTGLGLGLYICAEIIKQHNGQIGVESVLDEGSNFWFTIPMAN
- a CDS encoding ParA family protein; translated protein: MKIIAVINHKGGTGKTTSTLNIGAGLARAKKRTLLIDIDPQSNLTEGLGFRDVKVSIYDSIKSDTPLPIENISEYLDIVPSSLDLLGAEIELVSRLGRETIVKRLLKAVDGKYDYVLIDCAPALGMLTVNALVAADTVLIPLEAEYFAYRGIDRLVSIISDVRTHYNENLTIGGVFITKINPRRVITEQITDSIKKYFSDKLFDTSIRVNVALIEAQLKGVDVFEYAPLSNGAVDYENLTEEILVKL
- a CDS encoding ATP-grasp domain-containing protein: MKIAYVSYHIQEIYTSTTEDEEFTLLNFLLDKGLSIERVIWNDPLVKWENYQLAILKSPWDYTEHLTDFQNWLHQLESLGIQLLNPYERVRWNMDKHYLKEITDSGLPVIPSSYLEKGSVLTDLQALLSSFNVDKLIIKPCVSAGARNTFILNAANFSEKQELINSLLQQEAFIVQPFMKEVFEGEWSFLFFNGKYSHCLLKVPKDGEFRVQHYYGGSVNAAQTADKYIPEAQAYVTQFAEGCLYARVDGLIVNDQLNLMELELIEPYLFLSTQPESFINYYQALSAHLRD
- a CDS encoding helix-turn-helix domain-containing protein yields the protein MPVKEVAYQLNFASPEQFSHFFKKHTTFYPGDYRSNFVKIGP